CGAGTTCGGCGAGGAGTGGCATCGCGGCGGCATGCTGGACAAGAAGCAGAACGTGTTCGACGACTTCATCGCCGCGGCCGAGTACCTGATCCAGGAGAAGTACACCAACAAGAACCGGCTGGCCATCCAGGGCGGGTCGAACGGGGGCCTGCTGGTGGGGGCGGCGCTGACCCAGCGTCCGGACCTGTTCCGCGCCGTAGTCTGCCAGGTGCCGCTGCTCGACATGCTGCGCTACCAGAACTTCCAGATCGCGAAACTCTGGATTCCGGAGTACGGCTCGGCGGAAGACCCCAAACAGTTCGACTTCCTGTACGCGTACTCGCCCTACCATCACGTGAAAGAAGGCACGGATTATCCCGCCATCCTGATCACCACGGCGGAGAGCGATACGCGCGTGGACCCGATGCACTCGCGAAAAATGACCGCGCTTCTGCAGGCGTCGGCCAAGAACGGCCCCGATCGGCCGATTCTCTTGCGCATCGAGC
The nucleotide sequence above comes from Terriglobales bacterium. Encoded proteins:
- a CDS encoding prolyl oligopeptidase family serine peptidase; translated protein: EFGEEWHRGGMLDKKQNVFDDFIAAAEYLIQEKYTNKNRLAIQGGSNGGLLVGAALTQRPDLFRAVVCQVPLLDMLRYQNFQIAKLWIPEYGSAEDPKQFDFLYAYSPYHHVKEGTDYPAILITTAESDTRVDPMHSRKMTALLQASAKNGPDRPILLRIEPKAGHGQGKPVSKQIEEGTDIWSFLFWQLGVKQ